The proteins below come from a single Arthrobacter sp. zg-Y1171 genomic window:
- a CDS encoding multifunctional oxoglutarate decarboxylase/oxoglutarate dehydrogenase thiamine pyrophosphate-binding subunit/dihydrolipoyllysine-residue succinyltransferase subunit: MPDQSNHRLPEEFGGNEWLVDELYEQYLSNKDSVDKKWWSIFESFKAEDSQSGNGSNGNGAGSPDGSRPATRQLPVVKAESTAPNAPKASGESPAATQQSGKPPVAKEQAKAEPAAKSEPKAEPKAAPIPAQLPKTQPSDAAAEEDKVTVLRGPAKAIATNMDLSLSVPTATTVRAIPAKLLIDNRIVINSHLERARGGKISFTHLLGYAIIRAAAQFPSMNVHYDEVDGKPVAVQPAHVNFGLAIDMPKPDGTRLLVVPNIKKAETLNFSEFWHAYEELVKRARNGKLGADDYRGTTISLTNPGGIGTVHSVPRLSKGQAAIIGAGALEYPAEFQGANEKILARNAISKIITLTSTYDHRVIQGAGSGEFLRIIHQLLLGEQNFYDEIFESLRIPYEPVRWSPDIQVNPDEQINKVARIQQLIHAYRVRGHLMADTNPLEYVQRRHADLDILNHGLTLWDLDREWPTGGFGGKPMLKLRKILGVLRDAYCRTAGIEYMHIQDPEERLWFQDRLETKYTKPTREEQLRILSKLNAAEAFETFLQTKFVGQKRFSLEGGESLIPLLDAVISGAADDGLEEVGIGMAHRGRLNVLTNIAGKTYAQVFREFEGTQDPRSVQGSGDVKYHLGTEGTFTSDNGKQTKVYLAANPSHLEAGDSVLEGIVRAKQDRLDKGDEFPVLPILVHGDAAFAGQGVVAETLNLSQLRGYRTGGTIHVVVNNQVGFTTSPTSSRSSVYSTDVAKMVQAPIFHVNGDDPEAVVRVGQLAYEYRQRFHKDVVIDMVCYRRRGHNEGDDPSMTQPMMYSLIEAKRSVRKLYTESLIGRGDISQDEAEQALRDYQGRLERVFAETHAAQTSPIPVITKDSEAVSDLERPAAQQEGTTIIKPASTAVSAEVLAHIGKAHVAVPEGFTVHPKLKSLLEKRDQMSREGNIDWGFAEIAAFGSLLMEGVPVRLAGQDSRRGTFTQRHAVFHDRATGAEWMPLAELDPNQAKLWIYDSLLSEFAAMGFEYGYSVERPDALVLWEAQFGDFVNGAQTIIDEFISSAEQKWGQRSSLVLMLPHGYEGQGPDHSSARIERFLQMCAEDNMIVANPTTGASHFHLLRRQAYSRPRKPLVVFTPKQLLRLKAAATSVEEFTHGEFQPVIAEHAELDANAVDRVLLVSGRLYYDLLANRQKTGDDKTAIVRVEQLYPLPVDEIRAAVGKYPNADIVWAQDEPANQGPWPFIGLNLPQHLDSRLRLVSRPASASTATGSAKRHAVEQDILVKKAFERQ; the protein is encoded by the coding sequence GTGCCAGACCAATCCAACCACCGCCTGCCGGAGGAATTCGGCGGCAACGAGTGGCTTGTCGATGAACTGTACGAGCAGTATTTGTCGAACAAGGACTCCGTTGACAAAAAGTGGTGGAGCATCTTCGAATCCTTCAAGGCTGAAGACTCCCAGTCCGGCAACGGATCCAACGGAAACGGCGCCGGATCCCCGGACGGTTCCCGGCCCGCCACCCGCCAGCTTCCGGTAGTGAAAGCCGAAAGTACGGCACCCAACGCACCGAAGGCATCAGGCGAATCGCCCGCTGCAACGCAGCAGTCGGGCAAGCCGCCGGTAGCCAAGGAACAGGCGAAGGCCGAACCCGCTGCGAAGAGCGAGCCGAAGGCCGAACCCAAGGCGGCGCCGATTCCTGCGCAGCTGCCCAAGACCCAGCCCAGCGATGCCGCTGCGGAAGAGGACAAGGTCACCGTGCTGCGCGGTCCGGCCAAGGCCATCGCCACGAACATGGACCTCAGCCTGAGCGTCCCCACGGCAACCACCGTGCGGGCCATTCCGGCCAAGCTGCTGATTGATAACCGCATTGTCATCAACAGCCACCTGGAACGTGCCCGCGGCGGCAAGATCTCCTTCACCCACCTGCTGGGCTACGCCATCATCCGCGCTGCCGCCCAGTTCCCGTCGATGAACGTGCACTACGACGAAGTGGACGGCAAGCCCGTTGCCGTCCAGCCCGCACACGTCAACTTCGGGCTGGCCATCGACATGCCCAAGCCGGACGGAACCCGCCTGCTGGTGGTGCCGAACATCAAGAAGGCAGAAACGCTGAACTTCTCGGAGTTCTGGCACGCCTATGAAGAGCTGGTCAAGCGTGCCCGCAACGGCAAGCTCGGCGCGGACGACTACCGCGGCACCACCATCTCCCTGACCAACCCGGGCGGCATCGGCACCGTGCACTCGGTGCCCCGCCTCTCCAAGGGACAGGCCGCCATCATCGGCGCCGGCGCCCTTGAGTACCCGGCTGAATTCCAGGGTGCCAACGAGAAGATCCTGGCCCGCAACGCCATCAGCAAGATCATCACCCTGACCTCCACCTATGACCACCGCGTCATCCAGGGTGCCGGCAGCGGCGAGTTCCTGCGCATCATCCACCAGCTGCTGCTGGGTGAGCAGAACTTCTACGACGAGATCTTCGAATCCCTGCGGATCCCGTACGAGCCGGTCCGCTGGAGCCCGGACATCCAGGTCAACCCGGACGAGCAGATCAACAAGGTTGCCCGCATCCAGCAGCTGATCCACGCCTACCGGGTCCGCGGCCACCTCATGGCGGACACGAACCCGCTGGAATACGTCCAGCGCCGGCACGCCGACCTGGACATCCTGAACCACGGCCTGACCCTCTGGGACCTGGACCGGGAGTGGCCCACGGGCGGCTTCGGCGGCAAGCCGATGCTCAAGCTCCGCAAGATCCTCGGTGTGCTGCGGGACGCGTACTGCCGCACGGCAGGTATCGAATACATGCACATCCAGGATCCCGAGGAGCGCCTCTGGTTCCAGGACCGCCTGGAGACCAAGTACACGAAGCCGACCCGCGAAGAGCAGCTGCGCATCCTCAGCAAGCTCAACGCTGCCGAGGCTTTCGAAACGTTCCTCCAGACGAAGTTCGTTGGACAGAAGCGCTTCTCCCTTGAGGGCGGCGAATCCCTGATTCCGCTGCTGGACGCCGTGATTTCAGGTGCCGCCGACGACGGCCTCGAGGAAGTCGGCATCGGCATGGCCCACCGCGGCCGCCTCAACGTCCTGACCAACATCGCAGGCAAGACCTACGCACAGGTCTTCCGCGAATTCGAAGGCACCCAGGACCCGCGCAGCGTGCAGGGTTCCGGCGACGTGAAGTACCACCTCGGCACCGAGGGCACCTTCACTTCGGACAACGGGAAGCAGACCAAGGTCTACCTGGCGGCCAACCCGTCCCACCTCGAAGCCGGCGATTCCGTGCTGGAGGGCATTGTCCGCGCCAAGCAGGACCGGCTGGACAAGGGTGACGAGTTCCCCGTGCTGCCGATCCTCGTGCACGGCGATGCCGCCTTCGCGGGCCAGGGCGTGGTGGCGGAAACGCTCAACCTCTCCCAGCTGCGCGGCTACCGCACCGGCGGCACCATCCACGTGGTGGTCAACAACCAGGTGGGCTTCACGACGTCGCCCACATCCTCGCGCTCCTCGGTCTATTCCACCGACGTCGCGAAGATGGTTCAGGCACCGATCTTCCATGTCAACGGAGATGATCCCGAAGCAGTTGTACGGGTTGGCCAGCTGGCCTACGAGTACCGTCAGCGCTTCCACAAGGACGTCGTCATCGACATGGTCTGCTACCGCCGCCGCGGCCACAACGAAGGCGATGACCCTTCGATGACCCAGCCGATGATGTACAGCCTGATCGAGGCCAAGCGCTCCGTGCGCAAGCTGTACACCGAGTCCCTGATCGGACGAGGCGATATCAGCCAGGACGAGGCCGAGCAGGCGCTGCGTGACTACCAGGGCCGCCTCGAGCGCGTCTTCGCGGAAACGCACGCTGCCCAGACCTCGCCCATCCCGGTGATCACCAAGGATTCCGAAGCGGTTTCCGATCTGGAACGTCCTGCTGCCCAGCAGGAAGGCACCACGATCATCAAGCCGGCAAGCACTGCGGTCTCCGCCGAGGTCCTGGCGCACATCGGCAAGGCCCACGTGGCCGTCCCCGAGGGCTTCACGGTCCACCCGAAGCTGAAGTCCCTGCTGGAAAAGCGTGACCAGATGTCCCGTGAGGGCAACATCGACTGGGGCTTCGCCGAAATCGCGGCCTTCGGTTCGCTGCTGATGGAAGGCGTCCCCGTACGCCTCGCCGGGCAGGATTCACGCCGTGGAACCTTCACGCAGCGCCACGCCGTCTTCCACGACCGCGCCACGGGTGCAGAGTGGATGCCGCTGGCTGAGCTTGACCCGAACCAGGCCAAGCTGTGGATCTACGACTCCCTGCTTTCCGAATTCGCCGCCATGGGCTTCGAGTACGGCTACTCGGTGGAGCGTCCGGATGCCCTCGTGCTCTGGGAAGCCCAGTTCGGTGACTTCGTCAACGGCGCCCAGACCATCATTGACGAGTTCATCTCGTCGGCTGAGCAGAAGTGGGGCCAGCGGTCCTCGCTGGTGCTGATGCTTCCGCACGGCTACGAGGGACAGGGACCGGACCACTCGTCCGCACGGATCGAGCGTTTCCTGCAGATGTGTGCCGAGGACAACATGATTGTTGCCAACCCGACCACGGGTGCCTCGCACTTCCACCTGCTGCGCCGGCAGGCGTACAGCCGGCCGCGCAAGCCGCTGGTGGTCTTCACCCCGAAGCAGCTGCTGCGCTTGAAGGCGGCCGCAACGTCGGTGGAGGAGTTCACGCACGGCGAGTTCCAGCCGGTCATCGCCGAGCATGCCGAACTGGATGCCAACGCCGTTGACCGCGTGCTGCTGGTGTCCGGCCGCCTGTACTACGATCTGCTGGCAAACCGCCAGAAGACCGGCGATGACAAGACGGCGATCGTCCGCGTGGAGCAGCTCTACCCGCTCCCCGTCGACGAGATCCGGGCCGCTGTGGGCAAGTACCCCAACGCGGACATCGTCTGGGCGCAGGACGAACCGGCGAACCAGGGTCCGTGGCCCTTCATCGGCCTCAACCTGCCCCAGCACCTGGACAGCCGCCTGCGCCTGGTCTCACGCCCGGCGTCGGCCTCCACAGCTACGGGCTCTGCCAAGCGCCACGCAGTGGAGCAGGACATCCTGGTGAAAAAGGCCTTCGAACGTCAGTAG